The following coding sequences lie in one Oncorhynchus masou masou isolate Uvic2021 chromosome 20, UVic_Omas_1.1, whole genome shotgun sequence genomic window:
- the LOC135506928 gene encoding zinc finger protein with KRAB and SCAN domains 7-like has product MANCMVFHTQIASIMEVLANAAVAEICKLVDDDYAVFRLEITRSQKENMALRRKLLESKVARERAERTTRERVLASRPCSAKTLVRCRGMARGEGHLTGGYRSFVKPAGHNTWRDDQPITVDEWSGTSTQQVVIDSADAEAAGPGVKLERSEGEEDPKHSRDIQTGLAGVPPVATEDPTITPAQPRTQCSITEVNGMPNAILKSETDTKTLTVLERLGCPPAPRSKYLLHGNLSPRTVLSHQDSGDALQTGNDPSCSYVTETEMIPGDMPVGLDTQTNPMRGDWNRYSSSVYSEGRLDKKGEGLVIDEMTVKVEGDAPLTWNADKTHLGGQPQVNTSDFLDYRESLQANPSVATHYPLHSLRDRDPVSTSMAPSDSHGHVLFDQVLNSNDMARAQAQRGGATSGGSKEKRFLCMFCNKGFSYPQKVEIHQRIHTGEKPFSCNQCHMRFAQAGTLKRHQRVHTGEKPYSCTQCQMRFAQACNLKMHLKVHMGERSSDV; this is encoded by the exons atggctaactgtatggtttttcacactcaaatagcctcTATTATGGAGGTTCTAGCGAATGCAGCGGTGGCAGAGatctgtaaactcgtagacgatgactatgcagtgtttcgtttggaaataactCGAAGCCAGAAAGAAAACATGGCATTGCGGAGGAAACTTCTGGAATCAAAGGTGGCACGGGAGCGCGCAGAGAGGACAACGCGAGAACGCGTCCTCGCCAGTCGTCCCTGTAGTGCCAAGACCCTCGTCCGATGCAGAGGAATGGCAAGAG GTGAAGGGCATCTCACTGGAGGCTACAGGAGCTTTGTGAAGCCAGCGGGACACAATACATGGAGAGATGACCAACCAATCACTGTTGATGAGTggagtggaacctcaacccagcaAGTTGTGATAGAT TCTGCAGATGCAGAGGCTGCAGGTCCTGGGGTCAAGctggagaggtctgaaggagaggaggacccaaAACACAGCAGAGACATCCAGACTGGATTGGCTGGAGTGCCCCCTGTAGCTACGGAGGACCCCACCATCACCCCAGCGCAGCCTAGGACCCAATGCAGCATAACGGAGGTCAATGGAATGCCAAACGCCATCctcaagtcagagacagacacaaaaACTTTAACAGTGCTGGAGCGACTGGGCTGTCCTCCTGCTCCCCGTTCAAAGTATTTACTTCACGGTAACCTGAGCCCGAGGACGGTTCTGTCCCATCAGGACTCGGGTGACGCATTACAGACTGGCAATGATCCATCCTGTTCATAtgttacagagacagagatgatacCTGGTGACATGCCTGTGGGCTTAGATACACAGACTAATCCAATGAGAGGGGACTGGAAccggtacagtagtagtgtatactctgaAGGGCGCCTAGATAAGAAAGGAGAGGGTCTGGTCATAGATGAGATGACTGTGAAAGTGGAGGGCGATGCTCCTCTGACATGGAATGCAGACAAGACTCACTTAGGAGGCCAGCCGCAGGTTAACACTAGTGACTTCTTAGACTACAGGGAAAGCTTACAGGCAAATCCAAGTGTTGCAACCCACTACCCTTTACACTCGCTCAGGGATCGCGACCCAGTGTCCACGTCGATGGCACCTTCCGATTCACACGGACACGTCCTTTTCGATCAGGTGTTGAACTCAAATGACATGGCTAGAGCCCAGGCTCAGCGAGGGGGAGCAACATCAGGCGGTAGTAAAGAGAAACGGTTCCTCTGCATGTTTtgtaacaaaggcttcagctacccccagaaggtggagatccaccagaggatCCACACAGGGGAAAAACCCTTCAGCTGTAACCAGTGTCACATGCGCTTTGCTCAGGCCGGCACCCTGAAGAgacaccagagggtccacacaggggagaaaccttacagctgtacccagtgtcaaATGCGCTTCGCCCAGGCTTGCAACctgaagatgcacctgaaggtCCATATGGGAGAAAGGTCTTCTGACGTTTAG